Proteins co-encoded in one Rhodococcus sp. PAMC28707 genomic window:
- a CDS encoding VIT family protein — MSESNGLGDKKYAAHPGEQHDEGLSSRLNWLRAGVLGANDGIVSTAGLVVGVAALSAERGPILTAGVAGLVAGAVSMALGEYVSVSTQRDSEKSLLAKERIELRDDPDAELEELTSIYESKGLSRATALTVAHELTAHDAFAAHVDAELHLDPDNLTSPIQAALSSALSFTLGAALPLIAILAPPASARIPVTFVAVLLALALTGQVSARLGGSRPGPAMWRIVIGGALAMIVTYLIGQLLGVAGV; from the coding sequence ATGAGCGAGTCGAACGGCCTGGGCGACAAGAAGTACGCAGCCCACCCTGGGGAACAGCACGACGAGGGTCTTTCGTCACGGCTCAATTGGCTGCGCGCGGGTGTGCTCGGCGCCAACGACGGAATAGTCTCCACGGCAGGACTCGTCGTCGGCGTTGCGGCGCTTTCGGCCGAGCGGGGACCGATACTCACTGCAGGCGTCGCCGGTCTTGTCGCAGGTGCCGTGTCGATGGCACTCGGCGAGTACGTGTCGGTGAGCACCCAGCGGGACAGCGAGAAGTCCCTACTGGCCAAGGAAAGAATAGAGTTGCGTGACGATCCCGACGCGGAACTGGAAGAGCTGACCTCGATATACGAAAGCAAGGGGCTCAGCCGGGCCACTGCCCTCACCGTCGCTCACGAACTCACCGCGCACGACGCTTTCGCAGCGCACGTCGACGCCGAACTCCACCTCGACCCGGATAACCTGACCAGCCCGATTCAGGCGGCACTGTCGTCTGCTCTGTCCTTCACATTGGGCGCAGCGTTGCCCCTCATTGCGATACTCGCGCCACCGGCGTCAGCTCGAATTCCGGTGACCTTCGTGGCGGTTCTGTTGGCACTGGCGTTGACCGGCCAGGTCAGCGCGCGCCTGGGCGGTTCGCGGCCGGGCCCTGCAATGTGGCGCATCGTCATCGGTGGCGCGCTGGCCATGATCGTGACCTACCTGATCGGACAACTGTTGGGTGTTGCCGGAGTGTGA
- a CDS encoding CDGSH iron-sulfur domain-containing protein, which translates to MSRTRIRVVDRGPMLVDGPVEITMPDGSQVVSDRSVVALCMCKRSKIYPFCDTSHRARRERTPAATIGRAVE; encoded by the coding sequence ATGTCACGTACACGTATTCGCGTGGTGGATCGCGGGCCGATGCTTGTGGACGGTCCGGTGGAGATCACCATGCCCGACGGATCCCAGGTCGTATCGGATCGCAGTGTCGTCGCGCTCTGCATGTGTAAGCGGAGCAAGATCTATCCGTTCTGCGACACCAGCCACCGTGCTCGCCGAGAGCGGACGCCCGCAGCGACGATCGGTCGAGCCGTCGAGTAG
- a CDS encoding Rv1355c family protein produces the protein MTTAEHLLERPNEKSEIHVSEHRILNSALESDIATVEELAAQPGIRILDASQNQLESLMGLLPTPSAEVLDEPQRWIHYPWRNSLVKLLGPKGFRTLRLDRNRNKITLSEQERMTELRVGVVGLSVGHAVAHTIAIEGLCGELRLADFDVLDLSNLNRVPASVFDLDINKTTVAARRIAELDPYLTVVTHPEGLIASSMDTFMDGLDIVIDECDSLDAKLTLREAARSRGIPVLMETSDGGILDVERFDLEPTRPLLHGLLGDLDARSLADITPEQKAPLAARILDPTKLTPRMLASLPEIGVSLSTWPQLGSDVALGGASVAAVVRTFGLGTPPPSGRVRINLETHISAIVDF, from the coding sequence TTGACGACAGCGGAGCACCTGCTCGAGCGTCCGAACGAGAAGAGTGAGATCCACGTGTCAGAACATCGGATACTGAATTCGGCCCTCGAGAGCGATATAGCAACCGTCGAGGAACTAGCGGCTCAACCCGGAATACGGATTCTCGACGCGTCACAAAACCAGCTTGAATCGTTGATGGGTCTTTTGCCCACCCCATCGGCAGAGGTCCTCGACGAGCCACAACGGTGGATTCACTATCCGTGGAGAAACTCGCTCGTGAAACTACTCGGGCCGAAAGGCTTTCGGACTCTGCGACTGGACCGAAACAGAAACAAAATCACCCTCTCCGAGCAGGAGCGGATGACCGAACTGCGCGTGGGAGTCGTCGGGCTCAGCGTGGGGCACGCCGTGGCGCACACCATCGCTATCGAAGGACTGTGCGGTGAGCTCAGACTCGCCGATTTCGACGTCCTCGACCTGTCCAATCTCAACAGAGTCCCGGCATCGGTGTTCGACCTCGACATCAACAAAACCACGGTCGCGGCACGCCGAATCGCCGAACTCGATCCATACTTGACAGTGGTTACACACCCCGAAGGTCTGATCGCCTCCAGCATGGACACGTTCATGGACGGACTCGATATCGTCATCGACGAATGCGATTCGCTCGACGCGAAGTTGACTCTCCGTGAGGCCGCCAGAAGTCGAGGCATACCAGTTTTGATGGAGACCAGCGACGGCGGAATACTCGATGTCGAACGGTTCGATCTCGAACCGACCAGACCATTGCTACACGGCCTCCTCGGAGATCTCGATGCCCGCTCCCTGGCTGACATCACACCGGAGCAGAAGGCACCGCTGGCTGCGCGGATTCTCGACCCCACAAAACTGACTCCCCGGATGCTCGCTTCGCTACCGGAAATCGGAGTGTCGCTGTCCACTTGGCCCCAACTCGGCAGCGATGTCGCACTCGGCGGCGCCTCGGTTGCGGCAGTTGTGCGCACTTTCGGATTGGGCACGCCACCGCCGTCGGGAAGGGTGCGAATCAATTTGGAGACGCACATCTCGGCAATCGTCGACTTTTGA